A window of the Nycticebus coucang isolate mNycCou1 chromosome 3, mNycCou1.pri, whole genome shotgun sequence genome harbors these coding sequences:
- the LOC128580566 gene encoding interferon-induced protein with tetratricopeptide repeats 1-like: MSQNTDDQQVKDSLVQLRCHFTWGLQIEDSEMPDLENRVLDQIEFLDSKYANVGILNLLAYVKHLKGQNEDALESLKEAEDLIQREYPDQADLRCLVTWGNFAWMYYHIGRLAQVQTYLDKVEKTCKKFGNLFRYRIECPEMDCEEGWALLKCGGKNYERAKVCFEKALEVDPENPEFSTGYAITAYRLDGFKSSIKSHKAFSLQPLRQAVRLNPEDQYVKVLLALKLQDEGQEAEGEKYIEEALTNMSSQTYVFRYAAKFYRRKGSLDKALELLKSALKATPTSAFLHHQIGLCYRRQLIQIKSATNMQPSGQDRECVNRKIQSAISHFEFAVDIKPTFEIAYVDLARMYIEAGDYRKAEDTFEKVLTMNPVVKETMQEVHLYYGQFQEFQKKSEVNAIIHYLKAIKIGDPSFAMDKSINSLRKLALKRLKRNASDLESLSILGFAYKLKGNLNEAIEYYERALKLAADSANSLGQGL; this comes from the coding sequence tcAGAACACTGATGATCAGCAGGTCAAGGATAGCCTGGTTCAGCTGAGATGTCACTTCACATGGGGCTTGCAAATTGAAGACTCTGAAATGCCTGATTTGGAAAACAGAGTCTTGGACCAGATTGAGTTCTTAGACAGCAAATATGCGAATGTGGGAATACTTAACTTACTGGCCTATGTGAAACACCTGAAAGGCCAGAATGAGGATGCCCTGGAGAGCTTGAAAGAAGCTGAAGACTTAATCCAGAGAGAATACCCTGACCAAGCAGACCTGAGATGTCTGGTGACCTGGGGCAACTTTGCCTGGATGTATTACCACATAGGCAGACTGGCGCAAGTCCAGACTTACCTGGACAAAGTGGAGAAAACCTGCAAGAAGTTTGGAAATCTCTTTCGCTATAGAATAGAGTGTCCTGAGATGGACTGTGAGGAAGGATGGGCCTTGCTGAAGTGTGGAGGAAAGAATTATGAACGGGCCAAGGTCTGCTTTGAAAAGGCTCTGGAGGTGGACCCTGAAAACCCTGAGTTTAGCACTGGATATGCAATCACTGCCTACCGCTTGGATGGCTTTAAGTCATCAATAAAAAGTCACAAGGCGTTTTCTTTGCAGCCTCTAAGGCAAGCTGTCAGGCTAAATCCAGAAGATCAATATGTTAAGGTGCTACTTGCCCTGAAGCTTCAGGATGAAGGACAGGAAGCTGAAGGAGAGAAGTACATTGAAGAAGCTCTAACCAACATGTCCTCCCAGACCTATGTCTTTCGGTATGCGGCCAAGTTTTACCGGAGAAAAGGCTCTctggataaagctcttgagctctTAAAATCAGCCTTGAAGGCAACACCTACGTCTGCCTTCCTGCATCACCAGATAGGGCTTTGCTACAGGAGACAACTGATCCAAATAAAGTCTGCTACAAACATGCAGCCTAGTGGACAGGATAGGGAATGCGTAAACAGAAAGATACAATCAGCCATATCTCATTTTGAATTTGCTGTGGACATAAAGCCCACATTTGAGATCGCTTATGTAGACCTGGCAAGGATGTATATAGAAGCTGGTGATTACAGAAAAGCTGAAGACACTTTTGAAAAAGTGTTAACCATGAACCCGGTGGTTAAAGAAACAATGCAAGAAGTACATCTCTACTATGGCCAGTTTCAGGAATTTCAAAAGAAGTCTGAAGTCAATGCAATTATCCAttatttaaaagcaataaaaataggAGACCCTTCATTTGCAATGGATAAAAGTATCAATTCTTTGAGGAAATTGGCTTTAAAGAGACTTAAGAGAAATGCATCAGACCTGGAAAGCTTAAGCATCCTTGGATTTGCCTACAAATTGAAAGGAAATTTGAATGAAGCCATAGAGTACTATGAGCGGGCCCTGAAACTGGCTGCTGATTCTGCAAACTCATTGGGACAAGGTCTCTAG